The following is a genomic window from Sutcliffiella horikoshii.
TCTGACTTTTCGAATTAAAAATCCCTCGCTTCGGGCGTATAGAACGTCTCTATATGACCTTTCTTCTTAAAATCCACTTGCTTCGGGCGTATAGAACGCTTCTATTTGACCTTTCCACTTGAAAATCACTTGCTTCGGGCGTATAGAACGCTTCTATTTGACCTTTCTGCCTGAATACCACTTCCTTCGGGCGTATAGAACGCTTCTATTTGACCTTTTGACTTGAAAACCACTCGCTTCGGGCGTATAGAACGTCTCTATATGACCTTTCCACTTAAAATGCATCAGCTTCGGGTGTATAGACAAGGGCATACAGCATTCCACACGAAAAAAAGACATAAAAAAAGGACACGGGAAAAAGGGAACCCGTGTCATCCACTATATTTATAAAAGGGGGTCAATTACTATTTATATAATAACCGATTATTGTTTCAAAGCTGTTACAGATGCGTTAAGGCGCAGTTACGTTTTGGTTAAAGGAAGATTTCGACAATCCCCTTTATAGTTCGACATACCTAGCATCCCTATCCTTTAGCCCATTATTTTGCTGCGTTCGCTTTTAACTCCTCAACAAGTTCTTCTATATAATGTTGAGCACTTTGAGCAGCGATGCTTCCGTCACCTGTTGCCGTAACAATTTGGCGTAGAGTTTTCTCGCGAATATCTCCCGCTGCAAAAATACCAGGGACTTTTGTTTCCATGCGTTCGTTTGTTTCAATGTACCCCATGTCGTTTGTGATCCCAAGGTTTAAGAACGGCTTCGTTAGTGGAAGCATTCCTACATAGATGAAAACGCCGTCTGTCTTGAATTCTTGCTCTTCGCCATCTTTTGTGCTGACAAGTGTCACACTGCCAACCTTGCCGTCTTTTTCGTTAATTTCTTTAACGGTGTTGCTCCAGATGAAGTCAATTTTGTCGTTGTCAAATGCACGTTGCTGAAGGATCTTTTGCGCACGAAGCTCATCGCGACGGTGAACAATCGTCACTTTGGATGCAAAGCGAGTCAGGTAAACACCCTCTTCTACAGCAGAGTCCCCTCCACCAACAACAACTAATTCTTTATTTTTGAAAAACGCTCCGTCACATACTGCACAGTAGGAAACCCCACGTCCGCCAAGCTCTTTTTCACCAGGTACGCCGATTTTTTTGTATTCAGCTCCACTTGAAATGATAACCGTGCGACCTTTGTAAGACTTGCTTCCTGCGTTCACTGTTTTATATTCTTTTCCATCGATTACTTCTTTAACGTCACCATATGCATATTCTGCACCGAATTTCTTCGCATGCTCGAACATTTTAGTGGAAAGCTCAGGGCCTAAAATATGGTCAAATCCAGGGTAGTTTTCAACTTCCTCTGTATTTGCCATCTGCCCGCCAGGCATTCCGCGTTCAATCATCAACGTGCTCAAATTTGCACGAGATGTGTAAACTGCAGATGTCATTCCCGCAGGTCCAGCTCCGATAATAATCACATCATAAATTTTTTCTTCTGTCATGTTGCCCACTCCTTTAACTCAATTGTTGCTTTTTATGATAACCCTATTTTCATCCAATTTTAGATATATATTTACAGAATACCTTTAAAAGTATTCCCAGTTACTATCCTATATAACATGGCGGTTGTCCGTCCAATTTTTTGCTCATGGGAAAACAGCAAAAAAACCGAGCACCATCTCAGCCCGGTTTTTAAGAAAGTAGATCTTCTACTTTTTTAATATATTTTCTTAACGTGCTTGCGGAAACTTCATATGTTTCCACCAATTCTTTCTGTGTCACAGCATAGCCGTTTCCTTTGCTCCAGACATAGGCAAATGCGGCTGCCCATGCTGGTGCGTTCGTAAAAGTGACAGCTTGTTTTAATGCTCGAGCATATAAATCAAACCATTCTTTTACAATCATATCGGCTTGTTTTGTATTTAATAATGACGCAATTTCATACCCATTCACAACATTTACAGGCACATCTTTTCTATTCAATAAGGCAAACATGGCAAATTCACGGACAGTCGCCGTGACAAAGGATTGTTCCAGAACATTTTTAATCGTGGTCTTGCTTGAAGTACTTGATTGGAAAATATGAAAAAGCTGTTCTGCTTCTTCTTCCTCCACCGTTTTATCTTCTACATGATTCCAAGGCTCTGTTCCTGCCTTTTCAGGATTCATTTCAAGCACTTTTGACCATGCCTGTTCAGCAACAGTGAAACGCTCTGTTTGATAGGCTGCATTTGCCAACCAGAAATAGAACGTCCCGTCCCCTTGGAAACCATTTTTCTGCAAAGAACGCAGCCACTTGTAGGACAACTCGTGTCGACCAATCAACCCGAAAGTCGCTCCAAGTTTATAACGGTGTTCCACCAAAATAGGTGTGACCTTCTCAAGGCGGTTTGCCAGTTCGTTCATTTCCTTCACATTATTTTCATAATGGAAGAACACGAGCAAGTTACAAAGCGCATGCAGATTACCTGGGTTCTTTTCCAGAACTTCTTCCAAGACATCCCGGGCTTCTGTTAAGTTCCCTTTGTAGAAATAGGCTAATGCGAGATTATTATATGCCGACCAGAATTGTGGATACTCCTCGATAATCTCTTCGAGCAGCGCCAACGCTTCATCCAGTTCCCCTTTTTCAAGCAGGCCTCTTGCATTTTCCTGCATCACAATAAGGTGGTCCTGACCATCCACATAATCTTCCGCTTCATCTGCCTCTATTTCCAAAAGATCAATCAAATCCTCGGTGTCCTCGACAAATTCCCCGTCCGGCTCCATCGTCAAATATTCTTCGGCATGCTTTCTAGCCTCTTGAAACAATCCCAAGTAGGCATAGTTGTTGGCCAAAAAATAATGACAATCATGCATGTCCGGTGCCAAATCTTCTATAATATCTTCTAAAAGTTCATTAGAACGCTGATAGTCACCAAGTTCGGTAAGGACAATCGCCAACTGACACATAATAGATGCATCACTAGGTTTCATGGCCTCCGCACGTTGGAGCCATTTTCTTGCCTTATATAAATCCCGCTTCCGATAAGCACGGATTCCTTTTTGAAAAAAATAATCGCCATTCTGCGCAAATGGGATGATCTTCGCAACTTGTTTCACATTCGGATTTTTTCCCATTATAGCCTCCATACAAACTTACTTACCGTTCGTAGTATAACATAAGAGAGGTTGGAAAGAATAGGTGGGAAATTTTGAGGTGTGCTTTATTTGCAAATAAAAAACACTTTCCTAGTTTTAAACTAGAAAAGTGCTGAAACATCGTTATTTTCCCTGTTCATCAGACGGCTTTTTCGTATGCCGCTCCTCTAATACCGCCAACACTTCATCCAAACTCACTTCTTGCTCACGCAATAACACCATCACATGGAAAAAGAGATCGGCAACCTCCCAAGTGAGCTCTGCGCGGTCACGGTTTTTCGCCGCAATAATTACTTCTGCCGCTTCCTCGCCCACTTTCTTCAGAATCTTATCCACACCTTCTTCAAAAAGATAAGTTGTATAAGATCCCGCTGGCTTATCCACAGCACGGGAGGATATGACAGACTCTAAGCGTGATAAAATTGCCGTTGTCTCTGAAGCCGAGGCACCGACTTGACCAGCCACATCAGATTCCGTCCCCAACACCACTTCATGAAAACAAGTCTTCTCACCCGTATGACATGCCGGACCATTCGGCTCCACCAACACGAGCACCGCATCCTGATCACAGTCATAACGCATTTCTACCACACGCTGCGTATTACCGGAAGTCGCCCCCTTATGCCAAAGCTCCGCACGGGAACGGCTCCAAAACCATGTCTCCCGAGTCTCGACCGTTTTCACGAGTGACTCTCCGTTCATATATGCCAGTGTCAGCACTTCCTTCGTAGAAACATCCTGCACAATCGCTGGGACAAGCCCTTTTTCATCAAACTTCACCGCTTCTAAATTGATCATCGAACCTGCACCCCTTTCTCTTTTAAATAGCTTTTCACTTCTTTTACACTCGTTTCTTTGTAGTGAAAAATGGAGGCTGCTAATGCTGCATCAGCAGCTCCTTCTTCAAACGCATCCAGAAAATGAGAAGCTTCGCCAGCTCCACCAGAGGCGATGACAGGAACCGAGACAGCCGAACTTACCGCCTTAGTCAAAGCAAGGTTGAAGCCTTTTTTCTCTCCATCACTGTCCATGCTTGTCAGCAAAATTTCTCCGGCTCCCAATTTGACAGCTTCTTGTGCCCATTTCACCACTTCCCAATCGGTTTCCCTGCGTCCGCCATGCGTATACACTCTCCAAGAACCGAGGCTCTCGTCATACTTAGCGTCAATCGCGACAACGATGCATTGCGAGCCAAAGTAATCCGCACCTGCCTGGATCAAGTAAGGATTGAGCAAAGCCGCCGTATTCAATGAAACCTTATCCGCACCTGCACGCAACAACCTCTTCATGTCATCAATAGAGTTGATGCCGCCGCCGACTGTGAATGGAATCGCTAATTTTGCAGCAACCTGTTCAACAACATCCACCATCGTTTCACGTCCTTCATGGGAGGCAGAAATATCAAGGAACACCAGTTCATCTGCACCTTCTTCATCATAACAGGCAGCAAGCTCGACCGGGTCACCTGCATCTCGGAGCTCGACAAACTGAACCCCCTTCACAACCCGTCCTTCTTTTACATCCAGACAAGGAATGATTCGTTTCGTTAGCATTTATTTCACCTCTTCCAATGCACGAGCGAGATTGATTTTTTCCGTGTAGATGGCTTTTCCAACAATGGAACCTGTCACCCCATCGTCGGCAAATTCACGAAGTGCCAACAAATCATCCACAGAGCTCACTCCTCCAGAAGCAATAACAGAAGCACCAGTCACACGAGCAAGTTCAACCGTTGCATCAACATTCGGTCCCGATAGCATGCCGTCTGTTGCGATGTCTGTGAAAATGAATGTTTCCGCTCCTGCATCCGCCAGCTGTTTTCCAAGCACGGTAGCTTTCACAGTCGATGTTTCCACCCAACCTTCTGTTGCCACATATCCATCCTTGGCATCCAGTCCAATGGCAATTTTAGCACCATATTTCGCAAGCATCGCCTTCACAAAACCCGGATCATTTATCGCAGCACTTCCTAAAATCACTCGGTCTACACCGTTTTCCAAGTAGCGCTCCACGTCCTCTGCAGTACGGATTCCCCCGCCAATCTGGACTTTCGCCGGCAGCTCGCTTGCTACCTGTAGCACAAAACTGTCATTGACTGGTGAGCCAGCCTTGGCTCCATCAAGATCCACCATATGAATCCACTCCGCCCCTTGCTCCACAAACGTTTTCGCCATATCAAACGGGGAGTCACCGTATACCGTTTCCTTACTATAATCGCCCTGCAGCAGACGAACACATTTTCCTCCGCGCATATCGATAGCCGGATAAATGGTAAAACTCATATTATCGCTCCTCTTCCTTCACAAGGTTTACAAAGTTTTTCAAAATCGCCAAGCCGACATTGCTGCTTTTTTCCGGGTGAAACTGTGTTCCAAACACATTCCCGCGTCCCACCACAGCCGGCACCTGCACATCATATGTACTGCTTGCCAATAGCTCCGCTTCAGCAAAATCTTTTACATAGTAGGAATGTACAAAGTAAACATAATCCTCTGTCACACCTTCTAAAAGCGGAGATGCCTGTTGAAATTCAAGCTTGTTCCATCCCATATGTGGGACCTTGTACGATGCACCTTCCCCTGTAACTCCAGGAAAGCGTTCGACCTTGCCTTTTAAAAGAGACAATCCTTCTGTTACGCCGTTTTCTTCACTTTCCTCAAACAACAACTGCATGCCAAGGCAGATTCCAAGCATTTTTTTCCCCCGTGCCACTTCCTCTTTTATAAATGAATCAAGGCCTGTTTCCTGTAAAATGGACATGGCGTCACGGAACGAGCCGACACCCGGGAGGATAAGTCCTTCCGCTTCAAACAGCACATCCCGGTCATTAGAGATGACATACTCAACATCCATCCGTTCCAATGCCTTGCTGACGCTATATAAATTCCCCATTCCATAATCAATGATGCCAATCATCTTCTATAACATTCCCTTCGTCGATGGTACCCCTTTAACTCTCGGATCAATAGTGGTTGCTTCGTCCAGTGCACGGCCAAGCGCCTTAAATATCGCCTCAATAATGTGATGCGTATTCGTTCCGTAATGCACAATCACATGAAGGTTCATACGCGCCTCTAAAGCAAGCTTCCATAAAAATTCATGAACAAGCTCGGTATCAAACGTGCCGACCTTCTGGCTTGGGAATTCCGCTTTTATTTCAAGATGCGGACGGTTGCTCAGATCTACGACCACTTGTGCAAGCGCCTCATCCATTGGCACAAACGCGTTTCCGTATCGTTTTATCCCCACTTTATCCCCAAGTGCATCTTTTAACGCCTGACCAAGGCAAATTCCGATATCCTCTGTTGTGTGGTGATCATCGATATCCACATCCCCAGTTGCCTGCAAGTCCAAATTAAACTGGCCATGCTTTGTAAAAAGGTCCAGCATATGAGTCATAAACGGAACAGGCGTCTCAAGCTTTGCCGCTCCTTCTCCATCTATTGTAAAAGCAAGCTGTATTTGCGTTTCTTTCGTATTTCTTTCCAAACTAGCTGTTCGTGTCATCAGAATGTCTCCTCACTTTTCCTTGTTAGTAAATCGCGATTCCACTGCACGGGCATGCGCTTCTAAGCCCTCTAAGCGCGCGAACGCCGCAATTTTATCCACATTCTCTTTTAAAGCCTGTTCACTATACATAATCACACTGGATTTTTTCACAAATTCGTCCACAGACAATCCACTGGAAAAGCGTGCTGTCCCATTAGTAGGTAACACATGATTCGGTCCGGCAAAATAATCCCCAACAGGCTCTGAGCTGTATCTTCCCAGGAAAATAGCTCCGGCATGTTTGATATACGGTAGAAGGTTCATCGCCTCGGCTGTCATCACTTCCAAATGCTCGGGCGCCAGTTCATTTACCACACGGAGTGCTTCTTTCATTGTATCTGTTACAAAAATAGTGCCATACGCTTCAATAGACGCTCGCGCTATTGCTTCACGCGGCAATGTGGATAGTTGGTCTTCTACTTCCTGAGCGACCTGTTCCGCAAGTGATGCTGATGTGGTCACGAGCACGCTTGAGGCCCGTTCATCATGCTCAGCCTGAGACAATAAGTCGGCTGCAATCTCATTAGCCCGGGCCGTCTCATCAGCCAACACCACAATTTCACTAGGTCCGGCGATGCTGTCGATATCCACAAGTCCATATACTTCTTTTTTCGCAAGGGCAACAAAGATGTTACCAGGTCCAACGATTTTATCCACAGCCTGAATGGTCTCCGTCCCATAAGCAAGAGCCGCTACAGCTTGTGCTCCACCCACTTTATAGATTTCATCCACACCCAGGATATCCGCTGCCACCAACACTCCTGCCGGCAAAGTACCATCTGCTGAAGGCGGACTCACCATCGCAATACGCTCTACTCCCGCCGCTTGTGCCGGAATAACATTCATCAACACGGAAGACGGATAAGCCGCTTTTCCGCCGGGCACATAGACGCCGACCGCATCAAGTGCTGTTATCTGTTGGCCAAGAATGGTGCCGTCCGGTTTTGTGGATAACCACGACTGTTTGACCTGTTTTTGATGAAAATCGCGGATGTTTTCCGCTGCATTGTGGATAATGTTGATAACTTGTGGAGAAATCTGTTGATAAGCTTCTTGGATTTCTTCTGTTGTCACTTTTAATGTGGATAGCTTCGCACCATCCCATTTTTCAGTATAGGAGAACAGCGCTTGATCACCTTGTTCCTTGACCGTTTGCAGGATCTGAAGCACTGCATCACGTTGTTCTTCCGTTCCTTGGTCAATCGAACGGCGTAAAGATACCGATTCACTCACTTTTTTTATCTTCATCCTTTTTACACCTCTCCAACTACCTCTGCTAATCTATCCACAAGTTCATCTATCTGCTTGTCTTTTAACCTGTAGCTCACAGGATTGACAATCAATCGGGACGTGATATCCACAATTCTCTCAAATTCCACTAATCCATTCTCTTTAAGCGTTCGCCCTGTGGATACAATATCCACAATACGGTCCGACAACCCGATTAACGGGGCTAATTCAATTGACCCGTTTAGTTTCACAATCTCCACCTGTTCCCCTTGCTCGCGATAATAGCTTGAAGCTATTCCCGGATATTTGGTTGCAATTTTAGGAGCCACATCTTTCATTTCCGTACCGGGCAGCCCTGCAACCGCCAAGTAGCATTCACTTATTTTCAAATCAAGCACTTCATAGACATCGCGCTCTTCTTCTAGCATCACGTCTTTGCCGGCAATTCCGACATCTGCCACACCATGCTCCACATATGTGGTCACATCCATCGGCTTTGCTAAAATAAAGCGCATGTTTTCATCTGGAACATCAATAATCAGCTTTCTAGAATCCTCAAGGTCGGGAGGGATTTTATAACCCGCTTGAACAAGCAGTTGAGCCGCTTC
Proteins encoded in this region:
- the trxB gene encoding thioredoxin-disulfide reductase — encoded protein: MTEEKIYDVIIIGAGPAGMTSAVYTSRANLSTLMIERGMPGGQMANTEEVENYPGFDHILGPELSTKMFEHAKKFGAEYAYGDVKEVIDGKEYKTVNAGSKSYKGRTVIISSGAEYKKIGVPGEKELGGRGVSYCAVCDGAFFKNKELVVVGGGDSAVEEGVYLTRFASKVTIVHRRDELRAQKILQQRAFDNDKIDFIWSNTVKEINEKDGKVGSVTLVSTKDGEEQEFKTDGVFIYVGMLPLTKPFLNLGITNDMGYIETNERMETKVPGIFAAGDIREKTLRQIVTATGDGSIAAQSAQHYIEELVEELKANAAK
- the hisA gene encoding 1-(5-phosphoribosyl)-5-[(5-phosphoribosylamino)methylideneamino]imidazole-4-carboxamide isomerase is translated as MSFTIYPAIDMRGGKCVRLLQGDYSKETVYGDSPFDMAKTFVEQGAEWIHMVDLDGAKAGSPVNDSFVLQVASELPAKVQIGGGIRTAEDVERYLENGVDRVILGSAAINDPGFVKAMLAKYGAKIAIGLDAKDGYVATEGWVETSTVKATVLGKQLADAGAETFIFTDIATDGMLSGPNVDATVELARVTGASVIASGGVSSVDDLLALREFADDGVTGSIVGKAIYTEKINLARALEEVK
- the hisIE gene encoding bifunctional phosphoribosyl-AMP cyclohydrolase/phosphoribosyl-ATP diphosphatase HisIE — encoded protein: MINLEAVKFDEKGLVPAIVQDVSTKEVLTLAYMNGESLVKTVETRETWFWSRSRAELWHKGATSGNTQRVVEMRYDCDQDAVLVLVEPNGPACHTGEKTCFHEVVLGTESDVAGQVGASASETTAILSRLESVISSRAVDKPAGSYTTYLFEEGVDKILKKVGEEAAEVIIAAKNRDRAELTWEVADLFFHVMVLLREQEVSLDEVLAVLEERHTKKPSDEQGK
- the hisB gene encoding imidazoleglycerol-phosphate dehydratase HisB; its protein translation is MTRTASLERNTKETQIQLAFTIDGEGAAKLETPVPFMTHMLDLFTKHGQFNLDLQATGDVDIDDHHTTEDIGICLGQALKDALGDKVGIKRYGNAFVPMDEALAQVVVDLSNRPHLEIKAEFPSQKVGTFDTELVHEFLWKLALEARMNLHVIVHYGTNTHHIIEAIFKALGRALDEATTIDPRVKGVPSTKGML
- a CDS encoding tetratricopeptide repeat protein, translating into MGKNPNVKQVAKIIPFAQNGDYFFQKGIRAYRKRDLYKARKWLQRAEAMKPSDASIMCQLAIVLTELGDYQRSNELLEDIIEDLAPDMHDCHYFLANNYAYLGLFQEARKHAEEYLTMEPDGEFVEDTEDLIDLLEIEADEAEDYVDGQDHLIVMQENARGLLEKGELDEALALLEEIIEEYPQFWSAYNNLALAYFYKGNLTEARDVLEEVLEKNPGNLHALCNLLVFFHYENNVKEMNELANRLEKVTPILVEHRYKLGATFGLIGRHELSYKWLRSLQKNGFQGDGTFYFWLANAAYQTERFTVAEQAWSKVLEMNPEKAGTEPWNHVEDKTVEEEEAEQLFHIFQSSTSSKTTIKNVLEQSFVTATVREFAMFALLNRKDVPVNVVNGYEIASLLNTKQADMIVKEWFDLYARALKQAVTFTNAPAWAAAFAYVWSKGNGYAVTQKELVETYEVSASTLRKYIKKVEDLLS
- the hisF gene encoding imidazole glycerol phosphate synthase subunit HisF, whose product is MLTKRIIPCLDVKEGRVVKGVQFVELRDAGDPVELAACYDEEGADELVFLDISASHEGRETMVDVVEQVAAKLAIPFTVGGGINSIDDMKRLLRAGADKVSLNTAALLNPYLIQAGADYFGSQCIVVAIDAKYDESLGSWRVYTHGGRRETDWEVVKWAQEAVKLGAGEILLTSMDSDGEKKGFNLALTKAVSSAVSVPVIASGGAGEASHFLDAFEEGAADAALAASIFHYKETSVKEVKSYLKEKGVQVR
- the hisG gene encoding ATP phosphoribosyltransferase, whose translation is MSVLTIAMPKGRIFEEAAQLLVQAGYKIPPDLEDSRKLIIDVPDENMRFILAKPMDVTTYVEHGVADVGIAGKDVMLEEERDVYEVLDLKISECYLAVAGLPGTEMKDVAPKIATKYPGIASSYYREQGEQVEIVKLNGSIELAPLIGLSDRIVDIVSTGRTLKENGLVEFERIVDITSRLIVNPVSYRLKDKQIDELVDRLAEVVGEV
- the hisH gene encoding imidazole glycerol phosphate synthase subunit HisH; amino-acid sequence: MIGIIDYGMGNLYSVSKALERMDVEYVISNDRDVLFEAEGLILPGVGSFRDAMSILQETGLDSFIKEEVARGKKMLGICLGMQLLFEESEENGVTEGLSLLKGKVERFPGVTGEGASYKVPHMGWNKLEFQQASPLLEGVTEDYVYFVHSYYVKDFAEAELLASSTYDVQVPAVVGRGNVFGTQFHPEKSSNVGLAILKNFVNLVKEEER
- the hisD gene encoding histidinol dehydrogenase, with protein sequence MKIKKVSESVSLRRSIDQGTEEQRDAVLQILQTVKEQGDQALFSYTEKWDGAKLSTLKVTTEEIQEAYQQISPQVINIIHNAAENIRDFHQKQVKQSWLSTKPDGTILGQQITALDAVGVYVPGGKAAYPSSVLMNVIPAQAAGVERIAMVSPPSADGTLPAGVLVAADILGVDEIYKVGGAQAVAALAYGTETIQAVDKIVGPGNIFVALAKKEVYGLVDIDSIAGPSEIVVLADETARANEIAADLLSQAEHDERASSVLVTTSASLAEQVAQEVEDQLSTLPREAIARASIEAYGTIFVTDTMKEALRVVNELAPEHLEVMTAEAMNLLPYIKHAGAIFLGRYSSEPVGDYFAGPNHVLPTNGTARFSSGLSVDEFVKKSSVIMYSEQALKENVDKIAAFARLEGLEAHARAVESRFTNKEK